Below is a window of Danio rerio strain Tuebingen ecotype United States chromosome 11, GRCz12tu, whole genome shotgun sequence DNA.
gtaagggaccgtcggaaaagtgcttcatttttttgtttttgtgctccgctcagcgcgagctctccctgttgcgagggcttaaatgtgtgtgtgtgtgtgtttgtttgtttgtttggtgctgtgtatgtttgtgtatgtgtttgaatgagagacagtgtggtgctgtgtgtgtgtgtgtttatacagacagcttgttatagcctcccccctaaaatataacactgtatatagaaagcatcgtcgatgcaccgagatatcgaattgaaccgaatcgaaggcatgataatcgtaaccgaaccgaaccgtgagaccagtataggttcacacctctagaatcttattaataaatgttaaaataaaggataaaactgttgaactctacCAATAGCACTGTTCCTGTAGTACGTTAGCACTTGACTGggttctgtgttttatatatttatacttatacATGGTCTTATTcgtaaacaatgtatgttcttaactgtttgttcttaattgttttgttttatttattttagagcaatgttgtagcacctttttacccaagacaaatttcctctctggGACAAATAAAGGTTATCCTAATCCTGTTTATcaaggggttgccacaacggaatgaactgccaactattctggcaaatgtttaacacagcggatgcccttccagctataactcagtactgggaaacaccaatgcCCTCTcgcattcactcatacactacagccaatttagttcccctatagcgcatgtgtttggactgtggaggaagccAGAGCACTCGGctgactccacacagaaacgccaactcgaatgggactcgaaccagcaacctttttgctgtgagctgacagtgctaaccactgagccaccatgccgccccactgaataatttttgttttacttaatatAGCCTCAAATTAATTTACAGCGTATACTCTTTAATTCCGTTGGGTAGGTTTTTGGACACATTAAAACATTTACCATAGCAGAATGGCCAAGTGTTGTCAGATTAATTAGCCTATAGTCTATATAATGGTAtgtcacaaaacaaaaatatgtatcAGATTTACTAAAACAGAGGTGAGTGTAGCTTTTCTAACAGTTTGTTAGATTCATTTCTGTCCGCTACAGGGATTAATTGCACAAATGTAGAGTCATTTACAACAGATGTATAGAAATATCCTCATTATATCCAAAGAAAGCATGGCAGAACATGACACTCTTCCAGTTTACAATtagtgaatcattcattcattttcttttcgacttagtccctttattaatcaggggtcgtcacagcggaatgaaccaccaacttatccaacatatgttttacgcagtgggtgcacttctagctgcaacccatcactgggaaacacactcattcacactcatacactattgacaatttagctttagtgcatgtctttggatttgcaTGCACCTAGacaaaacccacgccaacagagaacatgcaaactccacacagaaatgccaactgacccagctgaggctcgaacagacgatctttttgctgtgaggtgacatcgctacccactgcaatAATCCTCTTGGACCCAGTAAATGCAATAATAACCCTAATCATGATTGCGTATAGTCATCAACATGTTCTTCATCCGCTCATCATCATCAGCTTGAAGCTGAAGACAGATTAATATTGTGCAGTATTTGTGTTGATAAATGCTCAACACACTGTATTAAAGACAAAGGCGCTTTGTAACTGGTCTTTGAGGATGTCCAGTCTTTGTGGCTGCGTTTCATCAGTCGGCATGTGCAATGAGACGGTTGCTTGGCAACAGATGTTGGACTAAAAACATGATGCTGACAAAAGCGTCTGCTGCTCGTTCCTGCTGTCAGATGCAGATCAGTGTACTGAAGAAGACATTATAATAGCCAATCTAATCTATTATTGCAAACACAAAAACAGATTTAGTTGCAAGCAGGAATTTAGCATGATTGTAtttattgctatatatatatatatatatatatatatatatatatatatatatatatatatatatatatatatatatatatatatatatatatgcagttaaagtcagaactattagccaccatgaattattagaccccagtttattttttctctaatttctgtttaacggagagaagaatcTTTTAACAAAtctttaatcataatagttttaataactcatttctaataactaatttattttattttttccatgatgacagtaaataatattttacgagatatttttcaagacacttcaaaacagcttaaagtgacatttaaaggcttaactaggttaattaggttaattaggcaagttattgtacaatgatggtttgttctgtagactatcgagaaaaaatatagcttaaaggggctaataattttgaccttaaaatggtgtttaaaaaatttcaaaCTGCTTtaattgtagccaaaataaaacaaataagcctttcttcagaagaaaaaatattatcagatatactgtgaaaatttcctggatctgttaaacatcatttggaaaatatttaataaagaagaaaggggggctaataattctgtcttcaactgtatatatatatatattgcaatgtttttctgcaaaatatattgcaatatgaatatagcTACATGACTTGAATAGTTTTTTTGGAAAGAattattaatttagattgattggcaTGTTCTAAAAATAAGGGTTTTCTGGGGGGTCTAACAGTGTTTAGGTACagaaagtaaaaacaataatgtaaaatcatcatcaaaaaagtaatttttataaACTTACAAATGTTACTACTTTTTGTGTCTAAATGCTTCTCTCACAGTCGAAAGGCTTAAAAATACAGATGATAAACTTTCATTctattatgattaaactctgcAGTGACACAAACTTCATTTGTTATGAATCGGGTttctgatcaactataatcccagcTCAACAGTGTGGAtttgcacattgcaatattgatgctgaaattatatatggTGCagcccttttatatatatatatatatatatatatatatatatatatatatatatatatatatatatatatatatatatatatatatatatatatatatatatatatatatatacttttttattaggaagctatacaatattatatttgtgcatataaattaaattagtcagtactgatgagaaatctggagctaatctaacaaaatccCAAAAAACCTGGAAGTCATGGAAtgttgacatggcattttccaggcctggaaaagttttggaaaatcaGAAAAACCcagaaagttttggaaaagtcatggaaattagtttacaaaatatctgtatacttaaTATGAGTTAGTTCtctttgttttgcaatattttgcttgaattaaattgaactatccttcaatttttaaatgttttagtgactaaaatattattttaataaatatctctgtttaataaatctgttctgtttaaatgcaccaaaatacatcctatattcactgagaaatggagaaaaatattcagtttcaaaatggggtgtgctcaTATGcagtatgctgagcactgtatgtatgtatgtatgtatgtatatacatacacacacacacacacacacacacacacacacacacacacacacacacacacacacacacacacacacacacacacacacacacaatctggtTTGAGTTTGGTGATGCACACTTCCACAAAACAGATACAAGCCAtttaaaatcaaggtaaaaatcAAACTATTTCCAATTACCCTGGGCTGAAAGTATGCCTTGCGTGCAATTTGTATTTAACAGTGTGCTATTATTCTGTCTTCAGTCTGGAgatgcagttttatttattatgctcTCTTTGAGTTCTTCAGTGTGTTGCTATCCTATGCTAATCTCTGATCATGTAACGCAGCCTGACTGTTTGTTCATTCAGAGAAATGATTAAATGAAAGCCAGACGTTGTCATTCAGAGGGTCTGTGAAGGCAGTCCAAACAAATCTCATTGTGAATTTACAGCCATCGTTTGtgtccatttaaaaataaaaagacagtcTGAAACATTCATTAAATATTGGCAGCTCGGCTCCAGTGCTCCTGCTGCAGCTCCAGTTGTTTATCTGATGGATGCGGCTTGGCAATCCTGCAGTCACATTTAGTTTTAATGGGAGAAATATTGTACCCACTAGGCAGAAATAACACACTGAGTGAAGGAGACAGGCCAAAAGAGGTCACGTCTTCAGCCTTCACCCTTAAATCTGTTGCTGTTTGACTGCACATGTGGAGATGTCTTCGGTGATGGAGCAGATTTAAAATGGCTTAATtgttgtatttgtgtgttttctttCAGAGACATTCAGTTCTGGGAGCTCACTTTTAAAAGTAGGTCTTTTTTATACAGACAAGTAAGTACAAGCTTTGTTTCCCTAGAAATGTGATGATTATTATGGGATGTCTGCCTCCTAGTGTTGAATGTGTGGCTCTACACTGTTTTATTTCACTGGTTTGATTAAGTTTGCTGTGTGCCCATTTCGCTAGTCAAAAGATTGCACTGTTTGAGGAGAAAAACagtacttttgagtgtgtagcAGTCGAGTAGGCATGCTTTGGAACACACTAACATGATTAATAATGCATTGACATAACTACATGCAATTTGTCCAACAATATTGGAGAGAAAACACGTAGCGCAAATTGTGTATTAATGATGCCTTTAGTAATGGCCAAACAAATCTGTTCTTATGTTGTGTTGTTCATATTTATAGAAACATTGACCGATAAATATAACAAACGGAacaaaactgttaattaataaaacattattaataactCAAACCCCATTTGAAGGCTTCTAtacttgaaatgaaaaaaaatctataaaaaatataCTGATCCATACAGTAGATGATCTGGCTGCATATGAATCTGTCAAATCATGCAGCGGTGCGGGACTGTTGGTCACACGCTACAGTGATAAACACACTTCTGCCCAAATATAAAGActgatcagtctcaaaaataatacacttACAAAgtgcacaattcacatttacaaaattgtATTCATCGcagttcataaatatgcaaatgtaatttgtaaattcaaaacacagttcataaatatataaatacaattagtaaatttgaaagtgtacgaaaatatgcaaatccaattcgtaaattcaaaacacaattcataaatacgtaaatccaattcgtaagtttaaAAGAtagttcataaatatgcaaatccaatttgtaaattcaaaacagttcataaatacgcaaatccagtttgtatattcaaaacacaattcataaatatgcaaatccagttcgtaaatttgaaacacagttcataaatatgtaaatctaATTTGTACATCGAAACACagtttataaatatgtaaatcaaaTTCGTAAATTCGAAACGgtacaaaaatatgcaaatccaattcgttaattcaaaacacaattcataaatatgcaaatccaattcataaattcaaaacacaggtCATAAATATggaaatccaatttgtaaatttaaaacacaatttataaatatgcaaatccaattcgtaaatttaaaacacagttcataaatatgcaaattcaaaacagttcataaatacgcaaatccagtttgtaaattcaaaacacaattaataaaaatgcaaatccaTTTGTACATtcaaaaaacaattcataaatacgtAAATCCAGTTcgttaatttaaaacaattcataaatacgcaaatcaaatttgtaaattctaaacagtacaaaaatatgcaaattcaattcgtaaattcaaaacacaattcatgaatacgtaaatccaattcataaattcaaaacacaattcatgaatacgtaaatccaattcataaattcaaaacacaattcataaatacgcaaatccaattcttaaatttaaaacaattcattaatatgcaaatccaattcataaattcaaaaaacaattcaaaaaatccttaaatccaattcgtaaattttaaaacacaattcatgaatacgcaaatccaattcgtaaattcaaaattgtgttttgaatttactaattggatttacatatttatgaattggattttgtaaatatgAAATGTGATgtgcaaatgtattatttttgagactgatttgGCTCCATACCCAAATGGCTTCTGTACATGGGATTTGAAAAGACTCCCAAGCTTATTATGTGAAGGCCAAGAGGCTTGAAAGGACTCATAATAACGTCTAATATTAAGTATAATGATTATGAACATTATGATGCAGGAAATGTGGTCATAGAATATGGCTGATGATAAGCTGTATAAAGTTATATATGGTGTTTGTCCTCACAGGTGCGCAGGATGACCGGAGTGCTGGTTGCTATTGGTCAGGGTCGACTTTCTGTAAGTAAGATACAGGATCTATTAGAGGCGCGTGATTCGTTGGCATTCCCAAATAACCTGACGGCCCCAGCCCATGGACTGTTTCTGACCAATGTACAGTACAGAGATACAGGTGAGAACGTCTGAAATACCACACAGCTAGTCATTAATGTACATTTTAGACTACACTATTTGACTGGAAGACACTGTACAGAACAACATAACCCACAATGCAATGCTTCTACTCATCTGTTAAATAATCAAACAGCAAAATCTGTAGTGAAAACAAACTGCATTACCTTTAACAGAACACTTTGCAGCCCATATGAGTATACTGATTTACTGCATAATGTAATACTCTTATTTCTTACAGATCTTGTGGCTTCCATGTCAGAAGAACAATAATAGAGTTAGTTAAATATTTTATCATAATTATCAAGGCATggacattttaaattgtttaaaaatgtcaataaactgtttttgttatttttcttcaACTCTTTCTGTCATGACCATACTTTTACACACATGCTTGGTTATACATTAGTCAGTTCAGCGTTTTAGCTCAATGCTAATGCAATCACAGCACATTCCAGCACATCGTTTCTGACCGAAGTCTCTTTTTCTCAATCTAGTTAAACTTGATTTAAAATGACGGTTTTAACATTGATGTATTTTTCAATTGTATTTTTATCATATGATTAATAGCTAAAGGTTCTGCCTTCTGGAGATGTTtgagaaacatttcttattattatcagtgttgggaAAAGCTGCGCTGCTTTATATTGTTGAGATACTGTGATATTACCATTCATCATAATTATTCAAGTGCACATTAAATtgtgacaaaatgtaaaaaaataaatactatatatacatagacacatttaggcatgtagacatggtcaagacaatcagCTGCAGGTCAAAcctcatcagaatggggaagaaagctgatttaagagactttgaatgtggcatggttgttggtgccagacgggctggtctgagtatttcagaaactgatgatctactgagat
It encodes the following:
- the pusl1 gene encoding tRNA pseudouridine synthase-like 1 isoform X3; this encodes MPLTEKDLCWALRDTRLNIDAMREASALLLGTHDFSTFRALSSDAPFKCPVKTLDLAQLEPGESFSQRHFQRDIQFWELTFKSRSFLYRQVRRMTGVLVAIGQGRLSVSKIQDLLEARDSLAFPNNLTAPAHGLFLTNVQYRDTDLVASMSEEQ